gcataacattggttgtgttcataatCCACAGTTGAAAGACGAGTTAGTATAGTCCATTATGTTTATgatgtcaaatatggtaagtaatattgtatgcaatattcatttttatttagtcaattagacttgttctctttcttaataataaaagggtTTATGAACTTATACGATGTAAAAGTTAATGGTTgtaataattcatatagatctagaatcaaatgggtttgaattatatatataactcaatcataggcataattaattaagttaattaggcctattagattaaaagcaagcatataagaatgaaaagagatgtataagcataaattgccacacttcatatcaatgataattagaagtagaatttgcattaagtaaataatgaaaattctcggaaaatatttccttcctttatgaatcatttattttcagtttcatatgcaatttattctttggcatatatatatatatatatatatatatatatatatatatatatatatatatatatattatatttgtttaaaaatagtattaatcatatttttattctgttctttgaatttgaatagtcttggataaacatgttatatgcgaaaattataatcaatgggcaacattcaaaaattgtgaattctttttcaagaattaaggaTATCtaaaaatgaagatttctcataatgtaataaaacaatttatggaaaaatccctaatatcattacaaaaatgtcgcgcaattagggatacgttcgcgtaccctgattatatttttaaaagctaaattcgaattatgcgtacgcgcaatttcgaacgaatatttaataaaaaggatttttccaaaggcgttaaatcaatttcataaaaaaccgagATGTACAGTTCACTattcagaaaaacaaatattcttgattcgacacaacttcgaaaaatgattgctcaGTAATTATATTATcgaaagttattgtgtacacgtacgcgtgacacaattccgtatttttaatttataacacgaatatacgtacgcgtaattcgatttaAAGAAGGGttctcaatcacaataagtataagcggtagtaaaaacaGATAACAtctatatatatttaataaaatcaagataattaagccaataataaaaacagttaagcgaccgtgctagaaccacggaattcggaaatgcctaacaccttcttccggattaacagaattccttactcaggatttctggttcgcagaataataaacagagtcatattctcctcgattcagggattgaaattggtgacttgggacgccttaaaattcccaggtggcgactctgaaaataattaaataaatcccgtttcgactgttctttaattggagaaaactccccacgcgcccccgcgggcgcggcaaaaaggaggtgcgacagcgcCTTCCCAATATACGTAAATTGAGTATTCTCGATGCTGCTTCAGATGATGCATCTGAATACTTAAAATATCTCCTTTTGGAGAAACTTGAAACGTTGAAGTGCGTCTGCTATGGTCAAAAGCGGCTCTCCTTGTCAAACTGGTGTGCTTCCCTAACATATGTTAAGAGGTTAATATTATCTGGTTGTCTTCTGCTTTCCGAAGACATGGCAAATCTTGCTACATTGCCAAACTTGAAGTGCTTAAACTTAGAGATAACGAGTTTGTAGGTCAAGAATGTAGACTAAGTGATGAAGATGAGTTCAACCAGCTAAAGTTCCTACTACTTGCTGAGCCACGTCTCGTGAAGTGGGAAGCTGGTAGTGTTAACTTTCCAACTCTTCAAAAGTTAGTTTTGAGGAAATGCATCCGTCTTGAGGAAATTCCGATTGATATTGGGGAGATATGTACATTGGAGGCAATTGAATTGATCTGCTGCAGCGCTTCTGCACAGAATTCAGCAACAGAAATTCAAGATGAACAAGAGAGCATGGGAAATTCTTGTCTTGATGTTCGTGCTTATGGTAAGTTTGTAGAAATATCAGCTCAATATTAAGCATTAGTTTCAAATTCTGACTGCTCTTGATATGAAGTATTTCATGAAATCACTCCTTGAGATGCTCAAAATTCTACAAACTAATCATGATTAGATTATGCCCCTAATCCTTGAGTAGGCTGTTGCTACCTTCGGATCTTCTATTTTGCCCCTCTCCTCATGCTATAATAGGCTTTTCTACTTTTTGGATCTTCCATTACTTGCTGTTTACTGACTGATGAGTTTCTCTCTTGCAGCTAATGATGAATCTTCGTCGTTGTTCGACTTCTGGAGAGCTGTACTAGATTGAGCttgagaaatatatatatatatatatatatatatatatatatatatatatatatatactaaagaTTGAATGCACCATCTTGAAAGGGAGTCTTGGAGCAACGTAAAGTTGTCTCCCTGTGACCTAtaagtcacgggttcgagccgtggaagattgtctacatcacacccGTGCGGCCCTATCCTGGACCCTGAGTGCACATTTTCTTATCCTAATCATAGGATGTGCCTATAGGATGCGTCTGTTGTGCTACATACTTAGTTATGTGCATTGCAATGGTTGAAATATTGTAAATGACTGGATGTTGTTATTGTCTATGTTTTGGATACTTAATTAGTCAAGGATCAATAAATTCCTCAATCCAATAATCAGTGAAatctttaaggaaaataaatCACACATTACAATTCGAATCAACATATACATAACACATAGTAGTAGTTATATCTATCTGAAACTCTTCGATTCAAATTATTAATATccataaaattattaatttacTCGAGATTGAACAATTGGTATTGAATACATAGCTGTATATAGATATAAAAGTGTATATGTGTATTGTATAATAAGAGTTGGTTAAGTGGTTAGTGGGACAGCTGTCAACCACTAACCAACAATATAAACGACCCCCTACTGTAACAGATCAATAGAATAGtaacattttcttttcttcttcctctcgTTCAGCTTCTTCTCTCCATCAACTTCTTCTCTCATTTGCATGTGATTTACAGTAGAAGCTAGGATGAATTtcttcatggtatcagagctccgATCTTAAGATCTACAGCTCAGATCTAATCGCCACCAGAAATCAGTAACAAAACAGTCCAGATCTAAGCTCATTTGAGCATCCATGGCCGGAAACGATGTTGCTTTGCTTGGCCACAGTCATCCGCTATTTTTACAAGCTGGAGATGCTCCTGGACTCGTGTTGATACCGCTCACGCTCACAGGGCCAGAAGATTATGCCCTTTGGAGTAGAGCGATGAAATTAGCACTATGAGGAAAGAGCAAGCTTGGTTTTGTAGACGACACTTGTGTGAAACGCAGTTACAAAGGAGAATTAGCAGAGCAATGGGAAAAATGCAATGCTATTGTATTGTCATGGATTGGGAGCATTGTGTCGAGTGAATTGATGTCAAGTATTGTATACGCATCAAATGCAAAGAAAGTTGGAGCGATTTCCAGGAGAGATTTGATAGATCTAATCTCACCAGGATTTATCACCTATGGAGTGCAATTGCGAGTCTTAGGCAAGGTATGGATTCTGTCACTAGTAATTACACGAaaatgaaagatttatgggatgaacTTAATGTATTAGCTCCTATTTCTTCTTGTGATTGTGAGGAATCTAGACCTTTTGTTGATTATCTGAGAAACATAAGGCTATTGCAATTTCTTATGGGACTAAATGAAAGTTATAGCAATATACGCAGTAATGTGTTGGCAAAAAGGTCAGTTGTGACTGTTAATGAGGCTTACGCCATAGTTAGTCAAGAGGAGAGTCAGAGAACCTTAGGTGTCACAGATACCCACAGAGATCCACTCACAATGCTAGCAGGGAAAGGTCAAGACTTTAGGCCTAGGAAGCCTGGTTTAATATGTGATTATTGTGGATATAAAGGACATCAAAAAGAGAATTGTTTTAAGGTAATTGGATATCGACCTGATTTCAAAAGCAAAAGGAAGAATCAAACAACTGCAACTAGAGGGAAAGCATATGCCAATAATGCAAGTGCAAATGCAGTTGCTGTTAAGGAAGATAAAACATTGCCAAAAATGCAAGCACCAGGACAATTTTTCACAGAGGAGCAGTACAATCAGTTGGTAAATCTGTTGTCAAAATCTAATGCAGGGGAGTGTTCTGCAAACATGACAGGTATAATTTCTCTACTGTCTAGTGCAGATAAGTGTGATTGGGTAATAGATTCAGGAGCAACCCATCATGTTACTTACTGTAAGGATGTTCTAAGGGACATTAAAAATGCTGATAGCCAAGGAATACAGGTACCTACAGGAAACAAATCTAACATCACTCACACAGGAAATACGACCATATTGGAAAATAAGACAGTGAAGAATGTATTGTATGTGCTAGATTTCAAATTCAATCTGCTGTCAGTGTCTAAGCTCACCAAAGAATTGTGGTGTTGTGTCATTTTTTT
This genomic stretch from Nicotiana sylvestris chromosome 9, ASM39365v2, whole genome shotgun sequence harbors:
- the LOC138878098 gene encoding uncharacterized protein, which gives rise to MKDLWDELNVLAPISSCDCEESRPFVDYLRNIRLLQFLMGLNESYSNIRSNVLAKRSVVTVNEAYAIVSQEESQRTLGVTDTHRDPLTMLAGKGQDFRPRKPGLICDYCGYKGHQKENCFKVIGYRPDFKSKRKNQTTATRGKAYANNASANAVAVKEDKTLPKMQAPGQFFTEEQYNQLVNLLSKSNAGECSANMTGIISLLSSADKCDWVIDSGATHHVTYCKDVLRDIKNADSQGIQDLYSGRVMWIGKEHNRLYLLKENITLAAAGFFVQQGVSSELWHLRLGHASIKTMENILALRNKVDSQTQQDCVVCPLAKQCRLKFLISNSKSTSCFQLVHLDV